One stretch of Priestia megaterium DNA includes these proteins:
- a CDS encoding DUF3231 family protein has product MGTEHNVKLSAAEIAQLWSSYMNSSMCHCLFTHFLKVVEDNQVQTILDKGLELTQIHLQKLTTIFHKEKFPLPQGFVVKEDVNTAAPKLFSDSFMLYFSSSMGAMALNFYAVAKAASVRSDVDTYFSECIRELSEFDSLTKNLLLSKGLFIRSPYLSPPQEVRFVEDQTFMSGWFGHKRPLSAIEITNLFLNLQKNAMGKAVMIGFSQVAQSKEVGRFMVRGKEIASKHTEIFGSVLKDDDLPVPMTWDNEITDSKIPPFSDKMMMFMTTALIGLSIGLYGASMATSIRKDLSVDYVRLAAEIAKYAEDGAKMMINNGWLEEPPLSEDRDKLANT; this is encoded by the coding sequence ATGGGAACCGAACATAATGTTAAATTGAGTGCTGCAGAAATTGCACAACTGTGGTCATCTTACATGAATAGCAGCATGTGTCACTGTTTATTCACCCATTTCTTGAAAGTTGTGGAAGACAACCAAGTACAAACTATTCTAGATAAAGGTTTAGAATTAACACAAATTCATTTACAGAAATTAACTACTATTTTTCATAAAGAGAAATTTCCTTTACCACAAGGGTTTGTTGTAAAAGAAGACGTAAATACTGCTGCTCCAAAATTGTTCTCGGATAGCTTCATGTTATATTTCAGCTCTAGTATGGGGGCCATGGCTCTTAATTTTTACGCTGTTGCGAAGGCAGCATCTGTACGATCGGATGTAGACACATATTTTTCTGAGTGTATTCGTGAACTTAGTGAATTTGATAGTTTAACTAAAAATTTATTATTGTCAAAAGGGTTATTCATCCGTTCACCGTACCTGAGCCCTCCTCAAGAAGTAAGGTTTGTTGAGGATCAAACGTTTATGTCTGGTTGGTTCGGTCACAAAAGACCTTTATCAGCAATTGAAATTACAAATCTTTTCTTAAACTTACAAAAGAACGCTATGGGGAAAGCTGTAATGATAGGATTTAGTCAAGTCGCTCAGTCAAAGGAAGTAGGAAGGTTTATGGTACGTGGAAAAGAAATTGCGTCTAAACATACAGAGATATTTGGTTCTGTATTAAAAGACGATGACTTGCCAGTACCTATGACTTGGGATAACGAAATAACCGATTCAAAAATCCCTCCTTTTTCCGATAAAATGATGATGTTTATGACAACAGCTTTGATTGGTCTCAGTATAGGGCTATATGGCGCATCGATGGCAACCAGTATAAGAAAGGATCTATCTGTCGATTATGTCCGGTTGGCTGCAGAAATTGCTAAATATGCAGAAGATGGTGCAAAGATGATGATAAATAATGGTTGGCTGGAGGAACCACCACTTTCGGAAGATCGTGACAAATTAGCTAATACGTAA
- a CDS encoding helix-turn-helix domain-containing protein — protein sequence MIDNPTKIITIEDVMEMLSISSKKTIYTYIQQGKLNPINKDDWHIEGRYEFDIEDVVRLQEELKKPGLTTKEVAQQLDISVTTVNKYIKQELLPAFQEEYRGINCYFVNEEDLEEFKRTHEVGRKPSKRHFYHAEQNVALFQLFVKKGEEKEQFARIISVEDPIMAVTEQHEEITVEELLDRGYEAAYKIESKKPITKEGYATFAFKQTAYAKSQLYKLMDLFYQYLSPTNMRITPQEEKEQFIVEIKPVLLTESAQEIIELLESVLVSGKINKRSRGIYIDSDLEVVRVKLSSDLKEELQQKAKELGKRNIEELLLYAVQKL from the coding sequence ATGATTGATAATCCTACTAAAATTATTACTATTGAAGATGTGATGGAGATGTTATCTATTTCATCAAAGAAAACGATTTATACATATATTCAGCAAGGAAAATTAAATCCTATTAATAAAGATGACTGGCATATCGAAGGACGCTATGAATTTGATATCGAAGATGTCGTTCGTTTGCAAGAAGAATTAAAGAAGCCTGGACTTACGACAAAAGAGGTAGCCCAGCAACTTGATATCTCGGTTACAACGGTCAATAAATATATTAAGCAAGAGCTGTTACCAGCATTCCAAGAAGAATATCGAGGAATTAATTGTTATTTTGTCAATGAAGAAGATTTAGAAGAATTTAAGCGTACACATGAAGTTGGGCGCAAACCGAGTAAGCGTCATTTCTATCATGCTGAACAAAATGTGGCTTTATTTCAGCTTTTTGTAAAAAAAGGTGAAGAAAAAGAGCAGTTTGCACGTATCATCTCGGTAGAAGATCCAATTATGGCTGTTACAGAGCAACATGAAGAGATAACAGTAGAAGAATTACTTGATCGAGGCTATGAAGCAGCCTATAAAATTGAATCAAAAAAACCGATTACGAAAGAAGGCTATGCAACATTTGCTTTTAAGCAAACAGCTTATGCAAAATCACAACTTTATAAGCTTATGGATTTATTTTATCAGTACCTAAGTCCAACTAACATGAGAATTACGCCACAAGAAGAGAAAGAACAATTTATAGTTGAAATCAAACCTGTACTGTTGACAGAATCAGCTCAAGAAATCATTGAATTATTAGAGTCGGTTCTTGTCTCAGGAAAGATTAATAAACGTAGCCGTGGCATTTATATTGATAGCGATTTGGAAGTGGTACGTGTAAAGCTATCAAGCGATTTGAAAGAAGAATTGCAACAAAAAGCGAAAGAGCTAGGTAAAAGAAATATTGAAGAATTGTTACTATATGCTGTACAAAAATTATAA
- a CDS encoding tyrosine-type recombinase/integrase: MQDFSLVHIGTEVRERKGGFNEIVSLMLDNKYYDALEERNEHHQRKSEDMFSDFTDEEMMYYYVHQRKHIRKDRERKENTKTEYLRILLQFYQYAVKSESFLRQDVDYYIEETIFKNLRPWHIRNYQAYLSTAFLGKGGKPYSPATLDAKMTILKSFMKWLHETKYIQHPLHKEILSTSLSEQEIPNRDLYYHEVKQLLDYYKEHPINYGLLTMLAMTGLRIQEIAKASWGDVYLDSLSGHYRLRGVGKGGKKFDKLLHPSLHERILAFRERRHVSTALNSSDQGPLFPTKDGGFYQYKNLSNYIVRIIERTELPFRKERNDRITPHYFRHFYAIYSRQQGADIFLIQKELGHSDRKTTERYLEKVLQREKEVGLLWKEQDF, encoded by the coding sequence ATGCAAGATTTCTCGTTAGTACACATAGGAACAGAAGTAAGGGAAAGAAAAGGAGGTTTCAATGAAATTGTTTCATTGATGCTAGATAATAAATATTATGATGCCTTAGAAGAAAGAAATGAGCATCACCAGCGAAAAAGCGAAGATATGTTCAGTGATTTTACGGATGAAGAAATGATGTACTATTATGTCCATCAGCGAAAGCATATTCGAAAGGACCGAGAACGAAAAGAAAATACAAAAACCGAATACCTACGGATTCTGCTGCAGTTTTATCAGTATGCGGTAAAAAGTGAGTCGTTCTTGCGCCAAGATGTTGACTATTATATAGAAGAAACTATTTTTAAAAACCTACGTCCTTGGCATATTCGAAACTATCAGGCGTATTTAAGCACCGCGTTCTTAGGTAAGGGGGGGAAACCTTATTCACCCGCAACTTTAGACGCTAAGATGACGATTTTAAAAAGTTTTATGAAATGGCTACATGAAACGAAGTATATTCAGCATCCATTACACAAAGAAATCTTAAGCACATCACTATCTGAGCAAGAAATTCCAAATCGAGATTTGTATTACCATGAAGTCAAACAGCTCCTGGATTACTACAAAGAACATCCCATTAATTATGGATTGTTAACGATGTTGGCCATGACAGGATTGCGTATACAGGAAATAGCTAAAGCTTCGTGGGGAGATGTATATCTAGACAGTTTAAGTGGTCATTATCGACTAAGAGGAGTAGGAAAGGGTGGAAAGAAATTTGATAAGTTACTTCATCCATCGCTACATGAACGCATTCTTGCTTTTCGAGAACGACGTCATGTCAGTACAGCATTAAATTCAAGTGATCAAGGTCCATTATTTCCAACTAAAGATGGAGGGTTTTATCAATATAAAAACCTAAGTAATTATATTGTGCGTATCATTGAACGAACGGAATTACCTTTTAGAAAAGAACGGAATGATAGGATTACGCCTCATTACTTTCGTCATTTTTATGCGATTTATAGTAGGCAGCAAGGAGCCGATATTTTCTTAATTCAAAAGGAGCTTGGCCATAGTGACCGTAAAACAACAGAACGTTATCTGGAGAAGGTCTTGCAGCGAGAAAAAGAAGTTGGATTGTTGTGGAAGGAACAAGATTTTTAA
- a CDS encoding zinc metallopeptidase, which produces MGTNGKIFAEELLKKKSINQKECIIETEVSNKASETIFKIKGTSRVILRGDSKNTNSIVTAAHEIGHVINNKENIKKYLRFKYTSYILSLIMILSLILVIIDKFYHDIPLGVLLIFFFFSFSLSFYSGYVKVVDEYGANKEALKLLYKYSDAIFLNHNDPRNWKNIRDEAKSQLKRGIKRYKESNFIITIFSLVPVLTYVIIHIFSL; this is translated from the coding sequence ATGGGAACAAACGGAAAAATATTCGCGGAAGAACTTTTGAAAAAAAAGTCAATTAATCAAAAAGAATGTATTATAGAAACAGAGGTGTCGAATAAAGCTAGTGAAACTATTTTTAAAATTAAAGGAACATCAAGAGTAATATTGCGTGGAGATAGTAAAAACACAAATAGTATCGTAACTGCTGCACACGAGATTGGACATGTTATAAATAACAAGGAGAACATCAAAAAATATCTACGGTTTAAATACACCTCGTATATACTATCACTTATTATGATTTTGTCTTTGATTTTAGTAATAATCGATAAATTCTATCATGACATACCTCTCGGGGTTCTCCTTATATTCTTCTTCTTTAGCTTCTCACTATCTTTTTATAGTGGATATGTTAAAGTAGTCGACGAATACGGGGCAAACAAAGAAGCATTAAAGTTGTTATATAAATATTCTGATGCGATTTTTTTAAATCACAACGATCCTAGAAATTGGAAAAACATTCGAGATGAAGCTAAAAGTCAACTAAAAAGAGGAATAAAAAGATATAAAGAATCCAACTTTATTATAACCATTTTTAGTTTAGTTCCCGTCCTAACTTATGTAATTATCCATATATTCTCTTTATAA